A genomic region of Arachis hypogaea cultivar Tifrunner chromosome 5, arahy.Tifrunner.gnm2.J5K5, whole genome shotgun sequence contains the following coding sequences:
- the LOC112802983 gene encoding trihelix transcription factor DF1, protein MQLEDSSILSLINNKPVMAVTAVAAPEEDGVKGGGEVVVGMEEEEEEVVNATNSSEENNSNKGREEEGGGGGGDDGGDKMSFGGNRWPRQETLALLKIRSDMDSVFRDSTLKGPLWEEVSRKLGEIGYKRSAKKCKEKFENVYKYHKRTKEGRTGKSEGKTYKFFDQLQALENHNQFNTHPPPKSSQPLLPANPTLVYSSILPSTTVTAATTNNISSTTFAPHSFPNNNSMNLFSSPSSSPTSPSSSTASDEGLEERYKKKRKWKDYFRKLTRQVLAKQEEMQNRFLEAIDRRERERVAQEEAWRLQEMSRIANEHDVLVQERSTAAAKDAAVIALLHKLSGHETQSPQTQIQIQKQETIKAKNSSSSEIVERMSCSSSSRWPKGEVHALIRLRTSLDSKYMENGPKAPLWEDISGGMQRLGYNRSAKRCKEKWENINKYFKKVKESNKQRREDSKTCPYFHELEALYKDKISNNNNNNTFGSFQNNMEPLMVQPEQQWRPPPEPNKDNNNASNEDEEEEYDDDGVEEEEEEEEGDSVGEEEEGLNRYQIVTNKVSSVDTVE, encoded by the exons ATGCAGCTTGAGGACTCATCCATCCTCTCTCTCATCAATAATAAGCCAGTTATGGCAGTTACGGCGGTGGCGGCACCGGAAGAAGATGGTGTCAAGGGTGGTGGTGAAGTGGTGGTTggtatggaagaagaagaagaagaggtagTGAATGCAACAAATTCAAGTGAAGAGAATAATAGTAAtaagggaagagaagaagaaggtggtggtggcggcggcgACGACGGCGGCGATAAGATGAGCTTTGGTGGAAACCGGTGGCCACGGCAAGAAACTTTGGCTCTCTTAAAGATAAGGTCAGATATGGATTCAGTGTTTCGTGATTCAACTCTCAAAGGTCCACTATGGGAAGAAGTTTCAAG GAAATTAGGAGAGATTGGATACAAGAGAAGTGCAAAGAAATGCAAAGAAAAATTTGAGAATGTTTATAAGTATCACAAGAGAACCAAAGAAGGTAGAACTGGAAAATCTGAAGGAAAAACCTACAAGTTCTTTGATCAATTACAAGCACTTGAGAATCACAATCAATTCAATACACACCCTCCTCCAAAATCATCACAACCTCTTTTGCCAGCAAACCCTACTCTAGTCTATTCTTCGATATTACCGTCAACAACCGTAACTGCAGCCACAACCAACAACATAAGTAGTACTACTTTTGCACCACATTCCTTTCCCAATAACAACAGCATGAACCTTTTCTCATCACCATCGTCGTCACCAACATCTCCATCATCCTCCACAGCTTCAGATGAAGGGTTGGAAGAGAGgtacaagaagaagaggaaatggAAGGACTACTTCAGGAAGCTGACTAGGCAAGTCCTTGCAAAGCAAGAGGAGATGCAAAATAGGTTCTTGGAAGCCATAGATAgacgagaaagagaaagagtagcACAAGAAGAAGCTTGGAGGTTGCAAGAGATGTCAAGAATCGCCAATGAACACGACGTACTTGTGCAAGAGAGGTCAACAGCTGCGGCCAAAGATGCAGCTGTTATCGCTCTCTTGCACAAGTTATCCGGCCACGAAAcacaatcaccacagacacagaTACAGATACAGAAACAAGAGACAATTAAGGCAAAGAATAGTAGTAGTAGTGAAATAGTTGAAAGAATGAGTTGTTCTTCGTCTTCAAGGTGGCCAAAGGGTGAAGTTCATGCATTGATAAGGCTAAGAACAAGTCTTGATTCGAAGTACATGGAGAATGGACCAAAAGCTCCATTATGGGAGGATATATCAGGTGGAATGCAGAGATTAGGTTACAACCGAAGTGCGAAGAGATGCAAAGAGAAATGGGAGAATATAAACAAGTACTTCAAGAAAGTGAAGGAGAGTAACAAGCAAAGGCGTGAAGATAGCAAGACTTGTCCCTATTTTCATGAGCTTGAAGCTCTTTACAAAGACAAGattagcaacaacaacaacaacaacaccttTGGAAGTTTCCAGAATAATATGGAGCCTTTGATGGTTCAGCCTGAGCAACAATGGAGGCCACCACCTGAACCCAACAAGGACAACAATAATGCATCaaatgaagatgaagaagaagagtatgatgatgatggtgttgaagaagaagaagaagaagaagagggagatagtgttggagaagaagaagaaggattgAACCGTTATCAGATTGTGACAAATAAAGTTTCATCAGTGGACACAGTTGAATAA